In one Grus americana isolate bGruAme1 chromosome 1, bGruAme1.mat, whole genome shotgun sequence genomic region, the following are encoded:
- the RCSD1 gene encoding capZ-interacting protein isoform X2, giving the protein MENRPAETNSEVDKSASPSVAQLAGKFKEQAASITGKEKRSPNACPIPKVKVKSSPMIEKLQANLAFAPAALLPGASPKSPGLKVLVSPFSTPPSTPSSPGIQSQPSEVNETPVSFDQPPEGTQLQFYNKVRTRGSIKRRPPSRKFRRSLSEYGDGEDLGVNISSPENGAKEDGDEVFGPKGKTEEAETGSKEQKKRMGSDETPPSRRGSSRSEDEEKGGKQAEEMTPCKSNTGERKEEEEVCCGAPGEENSPQPPSGDKEEKVCEGPQGEEQEDSACEQEKGDKKKEEAEAEAKETSESTETQRTSDTQETPLAPEPLQDAVGLETASEPSTLATQDQSTA; this is encoded by the exons AACAGGCCAGCAGAGACCAACTCAGAGGTGGACAAGTCGGCATCACCCTCAGTGGCTCAGCTAGCAGGGAAATTCAAAGAGCAAGCAGCCAGTATCACTGGAAAAGAG aagaggtCTCCAAATGCTTGCCCCATTCCCAAGGTCAAAGTGAAAAGCTCCCCCATGATTGAAAAGCTGCAG GCCAATCTGGCTTttgctccagctgctctgctgccaggagcATCTCCCAAAAGCCCTGGTCTGAAAGTCCTGGTTTCTCCGTTCAGCACCCCTCCCTCAACGCCCAGCAGCCCAGGGATTCAGTCCCAGCCCAGTGAAGTGAATGAGACACCGGTCAGCTTTGATCAACCCCCAGAAGGCACTCAGCTGCAATTCTATAACAAG GTGCGGACACGGGGATCGATAAAGCGCAGACCTCCCTCCAGGAAGTTCCGAAGATCTCTGTCTGAGTATGGAGACGGGGAGGATTTAGGGGTCAACATCTCCTCTCCAGAAAATGGTGCCAAGGAAGATGGGGATGAGGTGTTTGGGCCCAAGGGCAAGACAGAGGAGGCAGAAACAGGGagcaaagagcaaaagaaacGGATGGGGTCTGATGAGACACCCCCATCAAGGAGAGGATCCAGCAGatcagaagatgaagaaaaaggaggaaaacaggcaGAGGAAATGACTCCTTGCAAGAGTAacacaggggagagaaaggaggaggaggaggtgtgtTGTGGTGCCCCAGGGGAGGAGAACTCTCCCCAGCCTCCTTCTGGAGATAAGGAGGAGAAGGTGTGCGAGGGtccccagggagaagagcaggaagaCAGTGCCTGTGAACAGGAAAAGGGGGacaagaagaaggaagaagctgaAGCTGAAGCAAAGGAGACCAGTGagagcacagaaacacagagaacGTCAGACACTCAAGAAACACCACTGGCACCTGAACCGCTGCAGGACGCAGTGGGCTTAGAGACTGCCAGTGAGCCTTCAACGCTAGCCACGCAGGACCAGAGCACAGCGTAA
- the RCSD1 gene encoding capZ-interacting protein isoform X1: MENRPAETNSEVDKSASPSVAQLAGKFKEQAASITGKEVPPHKPTRRKPPCSLPLYSHKTETSDNDEQKRSPNACPIPKVKVKSSPMIEKLQANLAFAPAALLPGASPKSPGLKVLVSPFSTPPSTPSSPGIQSQPSEVNETPVSFDQPPEGTQLQFYNKVRTRGSIKRRPPSRKFRRSLSEYGDGEDLGVNISSPENGAKEDGDEVFGPKGKTEEAETGSKEQKKRMGSDETPPSRRGSSRSEDEEKGGKQAEEMTPCKSNTGERKEEEEVCCGAPGEENSPQPPSGDKEEKVCEGPQGEEQEDSACEQEKGDKKKEEAEAEAKETSESTETQRTSDTQETPLAPEPLQDAVGLETASEPSTLATQDQSTA, translated from the exons AACAGGCCAGCAGAGACCAACTCAGAGGTGGACAAGTCGGCATCACCCTCAGTGGCTCAGCTAGCAGGGAAATTCAAAGAGCAAGCAGCCAGTATCACTGGAAAAGAG gTACCACCACATAAGCCAACTCGAAGGAAACCACCATGCTCCCTTCCATTGTATTCCCACAAAACTGAGACAAGTGACAATGATGAGCAA aagaggtCTCCAAATGCTTGCCCCATTCCCAAGGTCAAAGTGAAAAGCTCCCCCATGATTGAAAAGCTGCAG GCCAATCTGGCTTttgctccagctgctctgctgccaggagcATCTCCCAAAAGCCCTGGTCTGAAAGTCCTGGTTTCTCCGTTCAGCACCCCTCCCTCAACGCCCAGCAGCCCAGGGATTCAGTCCCAGCCCAGTGAAGTGAATGAGACACCGGTCAGCTTTGATCAACCCCCAGAAGGCACTCAGCTGCAATTCTATAACAAG GTGCGGACACGGGGATCGATAAAGCGCAGACCTCCCTCCAGGAAGTTCCGAAGATCTCTGTCTGAGTATGGAGACGGGGAGGATTTAGGGGTCAACATCTCCTCTCCAGAAAATGGTGCCAAGGAAGATGGGGATGAGGTGTTTGGGCCCAAGGGCAAGACAGAGGAGGCAGAAACAGGGagcaaagagcaaaagaaacGGATGGGGTCTGATGAGACACCCCCATCAAGGAGAGGATCCAGCAGatcagaagatgaagaaaaaggaggaaaacaggcaGAGGAAATGACTCCTTGCAAGAGTAacacaggggagagaaaggaggaggaggaggtgtgtTGTGGTGCCCCAGGGGAGGAGAACTCTCCCCAGCCTCCTTCTGGAGATAAGGAGGAGAAGGTGTGCGAGGGtccccagggagaagagcaggaagaCAGTGCCTGTGAACAGGAAAAGGGGGacaagaagaaggaagaagctgaAGCTGAAGCAAAGGAGACCAGTGagagcacagaaacacagagaacGTCAGACACTCAAGAAACACCACTGGCACCTGAACCGCTGCAGGACGCAGTGGGCTTAGAGACTGCCAGTGAGCCTTCAACGCTAGCCACGCAGGACCAGAGCACAGCGTAA